In a genomic window of Heterodontus francisci isolate sHetFra1 chromosome 21, sHetFra1.hap1, whole genome shotgun sequence:
- the LOC137381139 gene encoding probable G-protein coupled receptor 139: MDQNLRGIYWNVTTMDKNLRGIYWNVTTMDQNLRMVDWKVTIMGRSISSYVNYLSANYDSFSLELRILCVLIIFQYIYYPILAIVGVPVNLVTIMILSRGKCGLSECVSRYLMAMAVADLLVVILDLILRQIPILYRQQFLFLQSIDVCNIHAVLLVAATDCSVWFTVSFTFDRLVAICCQKLKSKYCTERTAAVVLGTLTVLSSLKNITWYFMLTGRYVLFNNPWFCFLTMNIWLSPVWVGIEFLHYIVTPCVQFVVILLLNAFTVRHILVNSRGRKRLRACSNRKNPRDQEMESRRKSIILLLVISANFILLWAMFKVSLLALRMLYLGYYSADLPEYIMEMGFMLQLLSCCTNICIYAVTQAMFREQLKNMLQYPFTRINKLIQ, translated from the exons atggatcagaatctgagaggaatatattggaatgttactacaatggacaaGAATCTGAGaggaatatattggaatgttactacaatggatcagaatctgagaatggtAGATTGGAAAGTTACAATAATGGGCAGGAGTATCTCCTCGTATGTTAActatctttctgcaaattatgattccTTCTCATTAGAACTTCGGATCCTTTGCGTACTAATCAtttttcaatacatttactatccgatcctcgctattgttggtgtccctg ttaacctcGTGACAATTATGATCCTGTCACGAGGCAAGTGTGGTCTCTCCGAATGTGTCAGTCGCTACCTGATGGCCATGGCAGTAGCTGATCTCCTGGTtgttatcctcgacctgatattaagGCAGATTCCAATTCTTTATCGGCAACAGTTTCTTTTTTTGCAGTCTATCGACgtttgtaatatccacgccgtgttGCTGGTTGCAGCcactgactgttctgtctggttcaccgtttcTTTTACCTTCGATCGAttagtggccatttgttgccagaaattgAAAAGTAAATATTGTACGGAAAGAACGGCGGCGGTGGTCCTGGGAACATTAACTGTACTGAGCTCTTTGaaaaacatcacctggtattttatgttgaCAGGTCGGTATGTGCTGTTCAACAATCCATGGTTTTGTTTTCTAACGATGAATATTTGGTTATCTCCGGTCTGGGTAGGAATTGAGTTCCTCCATTACATTGTAACCCCGTGTGTCCAATTTgttgtgattctgctgctcaatgctttcactgtcaggcacattttagtgaacAGCAGAGGGCGCAAGAGGCTCCGGGCTTGCAGCAATCGGAAGAATCCCAGGGACCAAGAGATGGAGAGCCGCAGGAAATCCATCATCTTATTGTTAGTTATCTCAGCGAATTTCATACTCTTATGGGCAATGTTTAAAGTGAGTCTGCTCGCTCTCCGAATGCTGTATTTGGGGTATTATTCTGCAGATCTACCTGAGTATATAATGGAAATGGGTTTCATGTTGCAGctactgagttgctgcacaaacatttgcatttatgcagtgacccaggccatgttcagagagcagttgaaaaaTATGCTGCAATATCCCTTTACTCGAATTAATAAATTGATTCAGTGA